One window from the genome of Podospora pseudocomata strain CBS 415.72m chromosome 6, whole genome shotgun sequence encodes:
- the PEX7 gene encoding peroxisomal targeting signal 2 receptor (COG:U; BUSCO:EOG09262VOC; EggNog:ENOG503NXHS) encodes MASLLEARTPGFNPYSVKYSPYYDSRLAVASSSNYGIVGNGRLFILGLGPQGIAIEKTYDTNDAQYDLAWSEINENQCAVACGDGSIKLFDLNVPEFPVMNFHEHKRETFSVCWNPLTKDTFLSSSWDGTVKIWSPTRPASLKTLPVGNCTYSASFSPHNPSLISCVSSDSHLRLFDLRTPVNAKYHLVAQIPIHSPPSIPQSTILPRLSNGTTYAGAIPNEALTHDWNKYSDTVIATGGVDRTIRTFDIRNPTGGPTAVLLGHEFAVRKLQWSPHARDVLASAGYDMTVRVWSDGSAMPFPQEENVIRVGQELGLMNRHTEFCTGVDWCLFGTGGWVASVGWDERVLVWDAHTLLRR; translated from the exons atggcctccctcctcgaagcCCGAACACCGGGCTTCAACCCTTACTCGGTCAAATACTCCCCCTACTACGACTCCCGCCTCGCggtcgcctcctcctccaactaCGGCATTGTCGGCAACGGCCGCCTCTTCATCTTGGGTCTCGGCCCCCAGGGCATCGCCATCGAAAAAACCTACGACACAAACGACGCCCAGTATGACCTCGCCTGGTCAGAAATCAACGAAAACCAATGCGCGGTAGCATGCGGCGATGGCTCCATCAAGCTCTTCGACCTCAACGTGCCCGAATTTCCCGTCATGAACTTCCACGAGCACAAGCGAGAGACCTTTTCCGTCTGTTGGAACCCCCTCACAAAAgacaccttcctctcctcatcatggGATGGTACCGTCAAAATC TGGtccccaacccgcccagCAAGCCTCAAAACCCTCCCCGTAGGCAACTGCACCTactcggcctccttcagcccccacaacccctccctcatctcctGCGTCAGCTCCGATTCCCACCTCCGCCTGTTCGACCTCCGCACTCCTGTCAACGCAAAATACCACCTCGTCGCCCAGATTCCGatccactcccccccttccataCCCCagtccaccatcctcccccgcctctccaacggcaccaccTACGCGGGTGCCATCCCGAACGAAGCCCTCACGCACGATTGGAACAAATACTCGGACACTGTCATCGCCACCGGCGGGGTGGACCGCACCATCCGGACGTTTGACATTCGCAACCCGACCGGCGGCCCGACGGCGGTGTTGCTGGGTCATGAGTTTGCCGTTAGGAAGCTCCAGTGGTCGCCGCATGCGCGGGATGTGCTTGCCAGCGCGGGGTACGACATGACGGTGAGGGTTTGGAGTGATGGGAGCGCGATGCCGTTTCCGCAGGAGGAGAACGTCATTAGGGTGGGGcaggagttggggttgatgaatAGGCACACCGAGTTTTGCACGGGGGTGGACTGGTGTCTTTTTGGGacggggggttgggtggctAGTGTTGGGTGGGATGAGagggttttggtttgggatGCGCATACGCTTTTGAGGAGATGA
- a CDS encoding hypothetical protein (EggNog:ENOG503NYT1; COG:S) codes for MDAFVTRRPQKRKTSDDFAVESHEESTDIKLAILASLHPDIEQEMLLDILLAHDGDVQATSNTLKSPSTPRSVKKTANNRIAGQTSLRAFAIDPSSGEPSPKKPKILSKKGQTLHLYDPQDISEHTPCTIIHNFLPAHEANELLSELLEESKTFQKASFKLFDNIVSSPHTSGFYVGSQKELQEQKDDYHYNGGRISDVRTLTPKLEAVRGRVQETVNSAIEEHIRTHHGGQKPRHQPSEPWCANAAFVNCYNGPQESVGWHTDQLTYLGPRPTIASLSLGVTREFRLRRISSFLPSSTSDNPDPNLQGQVSLPLPHNSLLIMHSTTQEEWKHSVSPSPTLTPHPVSGNIRINITYRHYRSAFHPKYTPKCHCGVPGVLRVVTNDTKQANGERERKENRGRYFYMCHAGNVPDPTKKKCGWFLWGDFDQDGNPRGLNMANQSKPG; via the exons ATGGATGCCTTTGTGACCAGGCGGCCACAGAAACGCAAAACAAGCGACGACTTTGCCGTGGAATCGCATGAAGAATCGACAGACATCAAACTGGCGATTCTAGCTTCCCTTCATCCTGATATCGAACAAGAAATGCTTCTTGATATTCTTTTAGCGCACGACGGCGATGTCCAGGCCacatccaacaccctcaaatCACCATCTACCCCTCGATCTGTCAAAAAGACTGCCAACAACAGAATAGCAGGACAAACATCCCTACGAGCCTTCGCTATCGACCCATCATCCGGCGAGCCATCCCCAAAGAAACCCAAAATTCTCTCCAAAAAAGGCCAAACACTACACCTCTACGACCCGCAAGACATAAGCGAGCACACCCCCTGCACCATAATCCAcaacttcctccccgcccacGAAGCCAACGAGCTTCTATCCGAACTCCTCGAAGAGTCCAAAACATTCCAAAAGGCATCCTTCAAACTATTTGACAACATCGTCTCCAGCCCCCACACCTCGGGGTTTTACGTTGGCAGTCAGAAGGAACTGCAAGAGCAGAAGGATGACTACCACTATAACGGTGGCAGGATCAGC GATGTCCGCACCCTGACACCAAAACTAGAAGCTGTACGGGGGCGAGTGCAAGAGACAGTCAATTCGGCAATTGAAGAGCACATTCGCACTCATCACGGTGGTCAGAAGCCAAGACATCAGCCTTCCGAGCCTTGGTGTGCGAATGCAGCTTTTGTGAATTGTTACAATGGGCCGCAGGAGAGCGTTGGTTGG CACACCGACCAACTAACCTACCTCGGCCCCCGCCCCACAATTGCATCCCTTTCCCTAGGCGTAACCCGCGAGTTCCGCCTCCGTCGTATATCTTCTTTTCTGCCCTCTTCCACATCTGACAATCCTGATCCAAACCTCCAAGGCCAAGTctcgctccccctcccccacaactCCTTGTTGATCATgcactccaccacccaagaggAATGGAAACACTCTGTGtcaccttccccaaccctaaccccgcACCCTGTGTCGGGCAATATCAGGATCAACATCACCTACCGCCACTATCGCTCTGCTTTTCACCCGAAATATACACCAAAGTGTCACTGCGGTGTGCcaggggtgttgagggtggtgacgaaCGACACCAAGCAAGCAAACggtgagagggagaggaaggagaatCGGGGGAGGTATTTCTACAT GTGCCACGCGGGTAACGTACCCGACCCTACCAAAAAGAAGTGCGGGTGGTTTTTGTGGGGCGATTTCGACCAAGATGGAAATCCGAGGGGTCTAAATATGGCCAATCAGAGCAAGCCGGGGTGA